A single genomic interval of Bacillus smithii harbors:
- a CDS encoding MarR family winged helix-turn-helix transcriptional regulator produces MRLSKKERAIEQIEYEMTTFIRMATYVDQTDKKVGIFERATYLLLRELDKLGSARLKTLADVLKLDISTVSRQAASLESKGLIERLADPSDGRATLFHLTATGKEKLAMDKKIRLSRYNQWLEEWTEEECEIFKNLLNRLNNSFI; encoded by the coding sequence ATGAGATTGTCAAAAAAAGAACGTGCCATTGAACAAATCGAATACGAAATGACGACCTTTATACGTATGGCCACTTATGTGGACCAGACAGATAAAAAAGTAGGCATCTTTGAACGTGCCACTTATTTACTGCTAAGAGAACTCGATAAATTAGGATCCGCACGGCTGAAGACACTGGCCGATGTGCTGAAACTTGATATTTCAACCGTCAGCAGACAAGCGGCCTCACTTGAATCCAAAGGACTAATCGAACGTTTAGCAGATCCGAGCGATGGACGAGCCACTCTTTTTCACCTTACCGCAACGGGAAAAGAGAAACTTGCTATGGACAAAAAAATACGATTATCCAGATACAATCAATGGTTGGAAGAATGGACAGAAGAAGAATGCGAAATATTCAAAAATTTATTGAATCGATTAAACAACTCCTTTATTTAA
- a CDS encoding helix-turn-helix domain-containing protein: MKQSKADLLLHPIRLRIVQTFTGGRHLTAQQLIELLPDVPQATLYRHLHKLHEGGIIQIIDQRQVRGTTEKIYTLAEQGANLTKDDLANFSREDHMRNFLAFLASIQSDFHRYLQQEHFDLEADGVSYRKASLYLSDEEFSRLLQAIRSVVEPALKNQPAPGRRLRTLSTIFIPQPEQKPSNHKGEGE, encoded by the coding sequence ATCAAACAGTCAAAGGCAGATTTACTTCTTCATCCGATCCGATTACGTATTGTTCAAACTTTCACTGGGGGGCGGCACCTAACTGCTCAACAATTAATCGAGTTGTTGCCGGATGTTCCGCAGGCTACATTATATCGACACCTTCATAAGTTGCATGAAGGCGGTATTATTCAAATTATTGATCAACGACAAGTCCGTGGAACGACAGAGAAAATTTACACATTGGCAGAACAAGGAGCCAATTTGACAAAAGATGATTTGGCAAACTTCAGCCGAGAAGATCACATGCGGAATTTTTTGGCTTTTTTAGCTTCCATTCAATCTGACTTTCACAGATATTTGCAGCAAGAACACTTTGATCTGGAGGCGGATGGAGTCAGCTATCGTAAGGCTTCATTGTATTTAAGCGATGAGGAGTTTTCCCGATTGTTACAAGCAATTCGTTCTGTTGTTGAGCCGGCTCTTAAAAATCAACCGGCTCCTGGCAGGCGCCTTCGCACACTTTCAACGATCTTCATACCTCAGCCAGAACAAAAACCTTCAAACCATAAAGGAGAGGGGGAATAA
- a CDS encoding BglG family transcription antiterminator translates to MYVSARERLILEMLLEKKEEVTVKDLAKEMDVSVRTIHRDLKGVEDILKDYHLSLVKKSGVGIQIIGEEEKMEELKRALFHLTSQEYTPDERQTFILCTLLESPEPVKLISLANDLNVTIATVSNDITKLEDHLRVFDLSILRKRGYGVELIGTETAKRRAMRSIIADNLNEVEFLSLVRENIQKKSTQQSDIISERLLGLVEKKKLLIVEKVIEEMKDELPYQVADSAHIGLVVHLALAIERILQGQNIQIDQKYLERLKATKEYRLAEKIIRRLSEIFKVPIPAAEVGYVTMHLQGAKLRHDKEYPIEESSIKVAIKAKSLIHFVENQLQVDLSSNVSLFQGLVIHLKPALYRIKQNMGITNPLLPKIKEDYEDLFMIVQEGVEKVFSELSVPDEEIGYLVMHFGSALLGRKAKDLSALIICSSGIGTSKMLATRLKQELPEIKNFQIASVFELNQLPIDDFDLVISTIELPSFPSDYIVVSPILTNEEMKKLRNYIRHQMMKKVHKETPQLDRQFLDSQQVDKTIKRIENIYEYSAAISTILRGFQVLAVNDPQTVEQVLKEACQSLYKQGVIQDVGFITQALLEREKRGGLGIPNTKLVLYHTRNERVLHPSFTIVSLNKPLQVKAMDQSEIQAESFLLLLSPEQLPSEGLEVLSFISTVIIENEQSIKIFESNNVHSVSSYLAAKFEQFLDEKIKK, encoded by the coding sequence ATGTATGTTTCCGCAAGAGAAAGACTGATACTGGAAATGTTGCTGGAAAAAAAGGAAGAAGTGACGGTCAAGGATCTTGCGAAGGAAATGGATGTAAGCGTGCGCACCATTCATCGAGACTTAAAAGGAGTCGAAGACATTTTAAAGGACTACCATTTGAGTTTAGTTAAAAAATCGGGTGTGGGCATCCAAATTATAGGAGAAGAAGAAAAGATGGAAGAGTTAAAGAGGGCTCTTTTCCATTTAACTAGCCAAGAATATACACCTGATGAACGTCAAACGTTTATTTTATGTACTTTATTAGAATCGCCGGAACCAGTTAAGCTCATTTCTTTGGCCAATGATTTAAATGTGACCATTGCTACCGTCAGCAACGATATTACGAAGCTGGAGGATCACTTAAGGGTTTTCGACTTGTCCATTCTGAGAAAAAGAGGCTACGGTGTTGAATTGATTGGTACTGAAACCGCCAAAAGAAGAGCAATGAGAAGCATTATTGCGGATAATCTCAATGAAGTAGAATTCTTATCCTTGGTGAGAGAGAACATTCAAAAAAAATCAACTCAACAATCGGATATTATCTCTGAAAGATTATTAGGTCTGGTTGAGAAGAAAAAGCTTCTCATTGTGGAGAAAGTCATTGAAGAAATGAAGGATGAACTGCCGTATCAAGTTGCCGACAGCGCCCATATCGGATTAGTCGTCCATTTAGCATTGGCCATTGAGCGTATTTTACAAGGGCAAAACATTCAGATTGATCAAAAGTATTTAGAACGTTTAAAGGCAACCAAGGAATATCGATTAGCGGAGAAAATCATTCGCAGATTGTCCGAAATTTTTAAAGTTCCCATTCCGGCGGCTGAAGTGGGTTATGTCACGATGCATCTGCAAGGAGCAAAATTAAGACATGACAAAGAGTACCCTATAGAAGAGTCCAGTATCAAAGTTGCGATAAAGGCGAAAAGCCTTATACATTTTGTGGAAAATCAATTGCAGGTTGATTTATCGAGTAATGTCTCCCTTTTTCAAGGGCTGGTGATACACTTAAAACCAGCGCTTTATCGAATAAAACAAAATATGGGAATTACCAATCCATTGTTGCCAAAAATTAAAGAAGATTACGAAGATCTATTCATGATCGTTCAAGAAGGAGTAGAGAAAGTTTTTTCGGAATTGTCCGTGCCGGATGAAGAAATCGGTTACTTGGTCATGCATTTTGGCTCAGCCTTATTAGGCAGGAAAGCAAAGGATTTAAGCGCTTTAATTATTTGTTCAAGCGGAATCGGAACATCCAAAATGTTGGCGACAAGGCTTAAACAGGAACTGCCCGAAATCAAAAACTTTCAAATTGCTTCAGTATTTGAATTGAATCAATTGCCAATAGATGATTTTGATTTAGTGATTTCAACGATAGAGCTGCCTAGTTTTCCAAGTGATTATATTGTCGTCAGCCCGATATTGACCAATGAGGAAATGAAAAAGCTTAGGAATTATATCCGTCATCAAATGATGAAGAAGGTTCATAAGGAAACCCCTCAATTGGACAGGCAGTTCCTTGATTCTCAACAGGTGGATAAAACCATTAAAAGAATTGAAAACATATATGAATATTCCGCCGCCATTTCGACGATTTTAAGAGGATTTCAAGTGTTAGCAGTCAATGATCCTCAAACGGTTGAACAAGTTCTAAAGGAAGCTTGCCAGTCCTTATATAAACAAGGGGTCATACAGGATGTTGGATTCATCACACAAGCTTTATTGGAGCGGGAAAAAAGAGGCGGATTAGGCATTCCCAACACAAAGCTCGTATTGTATCACACGAGAAATGAAAGGGTCTTACATCCTTCTTTCACCATCGTCAGTCTGAATAAACCGCTTCAAGTCAAAGCGATGGATCAGTCAGAAATACAAGCAGAGAGCTTCCTTTTGCTGCTGTCGCCTGAGCAGCTGCCAAGCGAAGGGTTAGAGGTCCTAAGCTTTATCAGTACAGTCATTATTGAAAACGAACAAAGTATAAAGATATTTGAATCAAATAATGTTCATTCCGTCTCATCCTATTTGGCCGCTAAGTTCGAGCAGTTTCTTGATGAAAAAATCAAAAAATAA
- a CDS encoding CPBP family intramembrane glutamic endopeptidase, whose protein sequence is MSAKLFWKQFWVLFTFSLLGVFMIIPTIEITLSQVLKDIPNKPDLPLAVLAGLSLINPIILLIVAIVIGIFLTPRLGLKSHIVENMARKAKLWPSLRSDINQAIMLGMMVTVIYYLFDLIFQQWLPSSFHLNTQSRSLVVTLGGIFYGGISEEIMMRWGLMSFVAWMGWRFFQHRKNRPKPWIMWLSILISSLLFGVAHLGANTVLAPLTWFIFFRMMLLNGIAGIAFGWLFWKRSLEAAMMAHATVHIVITMMVWLKAMV, encoded by the coding sequence ATGTCTGCTAAACTATTCTGGAAGCAGTTTTGGGTTTTATTTACATTTAGTCTTTTAGGGGTGTTCATGATTATTCCGACCATTGAAATTACCCTTTCTCAAGTATTAAAAGATATTCCCAATAAACCTGATCTCCCTTTAGCTGTTTTAGCCGGATTATCTTTGATCAATCCGATTATTCTTTTAATCGTTGCGATTGTCATTGGCATTTTCCTCACGCCTCGGCTAGGTTTAAAATCGCATATCGTTGAAAACATGGCGAGAAAAGCGAAATTATGGCCTTCCCTTCGATCAGACATAAATCAAGCTATCATGTTAGGAATGATGGTTACCGTCATCTACTACTTATTTGATTTGATCTTTCAACAGTGGCTTCCAAGCAGTTTTCATCTAAATACACAGTCCCGCAGCTTGGTCGTGACTTTGGGAGGTATTTTTTATGGAGGAATTAGCGAAGAAATAATGATGCGATGGGGACTCATGTCTTTCGTTGCATGGATGGGGTGGCGTTTCTTTCAACACAGAAAAAATCGGCCGAAACCGTGGATCATGTGGCTTTCCATTTTGATAAGTTCCCTTTTGTTTGGAGTAGCTCATTTAGGGGCAAATACAGTTCTTGCACCACTGACATGGTTTATTTTCTTTCGTATGATGTTATTAAACGGAATAGCCGGAATCGCATTTGGCTGGCTTTTCTGGAAGAGGAGTTTGGAAGCGGCCATGATGGCTCACGCAACGGTTCATATTGTAATCACTATGATGGTATGGTTAAAAGCAATGGTTTAA
- a CDS encoding DUF3311 domain-containing protein produces MKGIRWLMLLPFLGILGGIPFANRVTPYILGLPFILFWIVAWVIITSIIMAIVYRFDPKVKEEDQT; encoded by the coding sequence ATGAAAGGAATCCGCTGGCTAATGTTGCTCCCTTTTCTTGGCATTCTCGGCGGTATCCCGTTTGCCAACAGAGTGACTCCCTATATACTTGGCCTGCCGTTTATTCTTTTTTGGATTGTTGCCTGGGTGATCATCACTTCCATTATCATGGCGATTGTTTATCGCTTTGATCCGAAAGTGAAG
- a CDS encoding VanZ family protein — MKNGGIMNKRERMKTVFLYGIFICYILLLIKILFLSRISHLEHRSINLIPFYSIMEYISGRSANIKAFAFSNVVGNIVIFIPLGTYLSLFKNDKRVITNLLFIFIVSLFVEIIQGLLGIGASDIDDIILNCLGGLIGISGYKFLLFILRDEKKVHTAITILSAIGLPRILYYLFMMRMRF, encoded by the coding sequence ATGAAAAATGGAGGTATTATGAATAAACGAGAGAGAATGAAAACAGTCTTTTTATATGGTATTTTCATTTGTTACATACTTTTGTTAATTAAAATATTGTTCTTATCAAGAATTTCGCATTTGGAGCATAGGTCAATCAATCTCATTCCTTTTTATAGTATAATGGAATATATATCTGGCAGATCTGCGAATATAAAAGCATTTGCTTTTAGTAATGTGGTTGGCAATATAGTTATTTTTATTCCCCTTGGTACATATTTGTCATTATTCAAAAATGATAAAAGAGTAATAACCAATTTGTTGTTTATATTTATAGTGAGTTTGTTTGTTGAAATCATTCAGGGGCTTTTAGGCATTGGAGCATCAGACATTGATGATATAATTCTAAATTGTTTGGGTGGATTGATTGGTATTTCAGGGTATAAGTTTTTATTGTTTATATTACGAGATGAGAAAAAAGTACATACTGCAATCACAATACTATCTGCTATCGGATTACCTCGTATATTATATTATTTATTCATGATGAGAATGAGATTCTGA
- a CDS encoding CidA/LrgA family protein, whose amino-acid sequence MKWIQIIIQIFILYGFSFIGEMIHRALHLLIPGNVLGLLLLLLCLSLKLFKLDWIEQGAGFLIAFLPLLFVPAMIGIMNYPSLLSKQGVLLFFIVFISTIMTVVAAGHASQLLEKSRQKRKDEQKA is encoded by the coding sequence ATGAAGTGGATTCAAATTATTATTCAAATTTTTATTCTATACGGGTTTTCGTTTATTGGTGAAATGATTCACCGTGCTTTGCATTTATTGATTCCCGGAAATGTGCTGGGACTTTTATTATTGCTGCTTTGTTTATCTTTAAAACTATTTAAGCTGGATTGGATTGAACAAGGGGCTGGCTTCTTAATAGCGTTTCTGCCTCTTCTTTTTGTTCCGGCCATGATTGGCATTATGAATTACCCTTCATTGCTTTCCAAGCAGGGGGTCTTATTATTTTTCATTGTCTTCATTAGCACGATCATGACGGTGGTAGCTGCTGGTCATGCCAGTCAATTATTAGAAAAAAGCAGACAAAAAAGAAAGGATGAGCAGAAAGCATGA
- a CDS encoding PTS mannitol transporter subunit IICB has translation MTTNSQANSGVKVKVQRFGSYLSGMVMPNIGAFIAWGIITALFIPKGWLPNESLAKLVSPMITYLLPILIGFTGGRIVHDIRGGVVGATATMGVIVGSDIPMFLGAMIMGPLGGWAIKKFDQAVEGKVKSGFEMLVNNFSAGIIGGLLTLLAYKGIGPIVLALDKTLAAGVQAIINAHLLPLASIFIEPAKVLFLNNAINHGILSPLGIDQAAKAGKSMLFLLEPNPGPGLGILLAYCLFGKGSAKQSAPGAVIIHFFGGIHEIYFPYVLMKPILILAAIAGGATGVFTFQLFNAGLVAAPSPGSIFALIAMTPKGHYLGVIAGVLAAAVVSFLISSVILKTSKESSEEDLVKATEKTSALKGKESRAAALIKTGEANKQTAAAEQTTAEEQTAVNETTSVQDELPDKVNKIIFACDAGMGSSAMGASILRNKVQKAQLNITVSNTSINNLPDDADIVVTHKDLTDRAKAKLPNAYHISVENFLNSPKYDELVESLKRK, from the coding sequence ATGACGACCAATAGTCAGGCCAACTCAGGTGTTAAAGTCAAAGTTCAGCGATTTGGTAGTTATTTAAGCGGCATGGTTATGCCGAATATAGGAGCATTTATCGCTTGGGGAATCATTACTGCTTTATTTATTCCGAAAGGCTGGCTTCCTAATGAAAGTTTAGCGAAGCTAGTGAGTCCAATGATTACTTATTTGCTCCCTATTTTAATTGGATTTACGGGAGGAAGAATCGTTCACGATATACGCGGCGGCGTCGTTGGCGCAACTGCAACGATGGGGGTCATTGTCGGATCGGATATCCCTATGTTTTTAGGAGCTATGATTATGGGGCCTTTAGGTGGATGGGCCATCAAGAAATTTGATCAGGCGGTTGAAGGAAAAGTAAAGTCTGGATTTGAAATGCTGGTAAATAACTTTTCAGCCGGTATCATTGGAGGCCTTCTTACATTACTTGCTTATAAAGGAATTGGCCCGATTGTTTTAGCGCTGGACAAAACGTTGGCAGCTGGTGTTCAAGCTATTATAAATGCGCATTTATTGCCGCTGGCCAGTATATTTATAGAACCTGCTAAAGTGTTGTTCTTAAACAATGCGATCAACCATGGTATCTTAAGCCCGCTTGGAATTGATCAGGCAGCAAAAGCCGGGAAATCAATGTTGTTCTTATTAGAGCCAAACCCAGGTCCTGGGTTGGGAATACTGTTAGCCTACTGTTTATTTGGAAAAGGATCGGCCAAACAATCAGCTCCGGGAGCCGTTATTATTCATTTCTTTGGTGGAATTCATGAGATTTATTTCCCGTATGTATTAATGAAACCGATTCTCATTCTTGCGGCTATTGCAGGAGGAGCAACGGGTGTATTTACTTTCCAATTATTCAATGCTGGTTTAGTGGCGGCACCGTCACCTGGAAGTATTTTTGCACTGATCGCTATGACACCGAAAGGTCATTATTTGGGTGTTATTGCCGGAGTACTTGCAGCAGCTGTTGTATCTTTCTTGATCTCTTCGGTTATCTTAAAAACATCGAAAGAATCCAGTGAAGAGGATTTAGTAAAAGCGACTGAAAAAACTTCTGCGCTGAAAGGAAAAGAAAGCAGAGCTGCCGCTTTAATCAAAACAGGTGAAGCGAATAAGCAAACAGCAGCAGCAGAGCAAACAACGGCAGAAGAGCAAACGGCAGTAAATGAAACAACATCTGTTCAGGATGAACTGCCTGATAAAGTCAACAAAATTATTTTTGCTTGTGATGCAGGGATGGGCTCTAGTGCGATGGGAGCTTCTATCTTAAGAAATAAAGTACAAAAAGCACAATTAAATATCACGGTATCAAATACTTCTATTAATAATCTTCCTGATGATGCCGATATTGTCGTTACGCATAAAGATTTAACGGATCGTGCGAAGGCTAAGCTGCCGAATGCCTATCACATTTCTGTAGAAAACTTTTTAAACAGCCCGAAATATGATGAGCTTGTCGAAAGCTTAAAAAGAAAATAA
- a CDS encoding LrgB family protein codes for MQQVLIPLVMIIMTVGIYLIMSRIYSRFSWPFLLPVLTTTILMVVLLIGAHISYDTYMKGGKWINFLLRPSVVALAYPLYKQRFVLKKYMVPILVGVSVGMMTGMLSGLFFGRFFHFDRSLVLSMLPKSFTMPVAIQITASIGGISSMTIICVMVAGLTGAIVGPVILKWLRIKSVLGKGIALGSASHVLGITKASEFGELAVSIGSVAMVLSALLGSIVAPYITMFFHI; via the coding sequence ATACAACAAGTTCTCATCCCTCTCGTCATGATCATCATGACGGTTGGGATTTATCTGATCATGAGCCGTATTTATTCACGCTTTTCTTGGCCGTTTTTGCTTCCTGTATTGACAACGACCATTTTGATGGTCGTTTTGTTGATTGGTGCACATATTTCGTATGACACATATATGAAGGGCGGCAAGTGGATTAATTTTTTGCTTCGACCAAGTGTCGTAGCGTTGGCCTATCCTTTATATAAGCAACGTTTTGTGCTGAAAAAATATATGGTTCCTATTCTGGTAGGCGTGAGCGTCGGGATGATGACCGGAATGCTAAGCGGACTTTTCTTTGGCAGATTCTTTCATTTTGATCGTAGTCTTGTTTTATCGATGCTGCCGAAATCCTTTACGATGCCAGTGGCTATTCAAATTACAGCCAGCATCGGCGGAATTTCCTCGATGACGATTATATGTGTGATGGTGGCAGGCCTTACCGGCGCCATAGTAGGACCCGTGATCTTAAAGTGGCTGCGCATCAAAAGTGTGCTTGGAAAAGGAATTGCCCTTGGAAGTGCATCACATGTACTTGGAATCACAAAAGCATCCGAATTCGGAGAACTAGCCGTTTCCATCGGCTCAGTCGCCATGGTATTAAGTGCTTTATTAGGCTCCATTGTCGCACCGTATATCACCATGTTCTTTCATATTTAA